A DNA window from Malus domestica chromosome 12, GDT2T_hap1 contains the following coding sequences:
- the LOC103414010 gene encoding uncharacterized protein isoform X7, whose protein sequence is MAYNSSSSSTSIPLPTLPDVSTFLKIKLDPTNYPLWQVPMLTLLRSRNLVSYVDGTSKCPPAFLKDDEGIFTDTVNPEFEAWIQQDAMVMSWIKSSVHPTVLGALIGKTSSHSAWICLRERYDLQSTGRLLQLRSELMNTHRGDSSIAEFLGRVNCLAETLSLSGAPVSESDIVAIVLNNVGPAYESTVASAQARDEAISYSALEALLLSAERSQEMDTVFSDDTGPTALAAACGGCPGTFRGCGEGYGRTSASSRMAYIPTHKRHLKESERTLLTSELLASQLKKNLNVNPCNMSNVDGTGRIVYADHPTHRWCAVALDDENQFPSSVNLEPVTLESAEPKIGNKFLALINTSIDNGGEVKLNSRRSLGASIAENVLEDLVSSFEHMRNEMKCAKLTEVNPTLVARVGKVLFRRVPSVSIESIRRNLCPEILKRWGRSFYPNVPVSYKERIVNEVVPQIGVDFEEEEDIYELQLSDSTSPDPTLSCKCRVMKEHGTLQLYEDDEMQSITDLVNSAILDPEVKGGLRWPLGKESSGDKYKVLRVWHVRANTYRNSSLRLKVKHYDRFDFRTLTGEASWVASLVLENVMSKLREENVEVSSVYEMLKENMQFIWDNFLSCESFLT, encoded by the exons atggcGTATAATTCTTCCAGCTCTTCCACCTCCATTCCTCTCCCTACCCTACCTGATGTTTCCACCTTCCTTAAGATTAAACTTGACCCTACCAATTACCCTCTCTGGCAAGTCCCGATGCTTACCTTGCTTCGTAGCAGGAATCTCGTCTCCTATGTTGATGGCACTAGCAAATGTCCTCCTGCCTTTCTCAAAGATGATGAGGGCATTTTTACTGATACTGTGAATCCGGAGTTTGAAGCATGGATTCAACAAGATGCTATGGTTATGTCCTGGATCAAGAGCTCTGTTCATCCCACTGTGTTGGGTGCCCTAATCGGGAAAACCAGTTCTCATTCTGCATGGATCTGTCTGCGCGAACGCTATGATTTGCAGTCCACTGGCCGTCTTCTTCAACTTCGCAGTGAGCTGATGAACACCCACCGTGGTGACTCCTCCATTGCTGAGTTTCTCGGTCGTGTCAATTGCCTCGCTGAGACTCTCTCCTTATCCGGTGCTCCTGTTTCTGAGTCAGATATTGTTGCCATTGTTCTCAACAATGTTGGTCCTGCATATGAAAGCACCGTGGCTTCTGCTCAGGCTCGTGATGAAGCCATATCTTACAGTGCTTTGGAGGCCCTTCTGCTCAGCGCTGAGCGCAGTCAAGAGATGGATACAGTCTTCTCTGATGATACTGGACCTACTGCTCTCGCTGCTGCTTGTGGCGGTTGTCCTGGTACCTTTCGTGGTTGTGGCGAAGGCTATGGAC GCACAAGTGCTAGTTCTAGAATGGCTTACATTCCAACACACAAGCGGCACTTGAAGGAATCGGAGAGGACATTGCTGACATCAGAGCTGCTTGCTTCACAATTGAAGAAAAACTTAAATGTCAATCCATGTAACATGTCTAATGTGGATGGGACTGGAAGAATAGTTTATGCAGACCATCCTACACATAGATGGTGTGCCGTAGCTTTGGATGACGAGAACCAGTTTCCATCTTCTGTTAATCTTGAACCTGTTACCTTGGAGTCTGCTGAGCCGAAAATTGGAAATAAATTTCTAGCTTTGATCAATACTAGTATAGATAACG GCGGTGAGGTGAAATTGAATTCGCGAAGGAGCCTTGGGGCATCTATAGCAGAAAATGTGCTGGAAGACTTAGTTTCTTCTTTCGAACACATGAGGAATGAAATGAAGTGTGCAAAGCTCACAGAAGTAAATCCTACTTTGGTTGCTAGAGTGGGCAAAGTACTTTTTCGTAG GGTCCCTTCAGTTAGCATCGAATCCATCAGAAGAAATTTGTGTCCTGAAATCTTGAAACGATGGGGGCGATCGTTTTACCCAAATGTTCCTGTTTCATATAAGGAAAGGATTGTGAACGAAGTTGTCCCACAAATTGGAGTTGATTTCGAAGAGGAGGAAGATATATACGAATTACAG TTGTCTGATTCTACGAGTCCAGATCCAACTCTCTCCTGCAAATGTCGGGTAATGAAGGAACATGGAACGCTACAACTCTACGAG GATGATGAGATGCAAAGCATTACGGATCTCGTTAATTCTGCGATTCTAGATCCAGAAGTGAAGGGTGGATTGAGATGGCCCCTGGGGAAGGAGTCTTCTGGAGATAAATACAAAGTTCTTAGGGTTTGGCACGTAAGAGCTAATACGTATAGAAATTCATCACTGAGATTGAAAGTAAAACACTATGACCGATTTGATTTTAGAACCCTAACCGGGGAAGCTTCTTGGGTGGCGAGTCTGGTGCTGGAAAACGTAATGTCAAAGTTACGG GAAGAAAATGTCGAAGTCAGCTCGGTTTATGAGATGCTTAAGGAAAATATGCAGTTTATATGGGATAACTTCTTGAGCTGTGAAAGTTTTTTAACATGA
- the LOC103414010 gene encoding uncharacterized protein isoform X4 — translation MAYNSSSSSTSIPLPTLPDVSTFLKIKLDPTNYPLWQVPMLTLLRSRNLVSYVDGTSKCPPAFLKDDEGIFTDTVNPEFEAWIQQDAMVMSWIKSSVHPTVLGALIGKTSSHSAWICLRERYDLQSTGRLLQLRSELMNTHRGDSSIAEFLGRVNCLAETLSLSGAPVSESDIVAIVLNNVGPAYESTVASAQARDEAISYSALEALLLSAERSQEMDTVFSDDTGPTALAAACGGCPGTFRGCGEGYGRTSASSRMAYIPTHKRHLKESERTLLTSELLASQLKKNLNVNPCNMSNVDGTGRIVYADHPTHRWCAVALDDENQFPSSVNLEPVTLESAEPKIGNKFLALINTSIDNGGEVKLNSRRSLGASIAENVLEDLVSSFEHMRNEMKCAKLTEVNPTLVARVGKVLFRRVPSVSIESIRRNLCPEILKRWGRSFYPNVPVSYKERIVNEVVPQIGVDFEEEEDIYELQLSDSTSPDPTLSCKCRVMKEHGTLQLYEIKLKPVRKMVMDISCTTKNLDLRLMLCTKRLVTDLTDDEMQSITDLVNSAILDPEVKGGLRWPLGKESSGDKYKVLRVWHVRANTYRNSSLRLKVKHYDRFDFRTLTGEASWVASLVLENVMSKLREENVEVSSVYEMLKENMQFIWDNFLSCESFLT, via the exons atggcGTATAATTCTTCCAGCTCTTCCACCTCCATTCCTCTCCCTACCCTACCTGATGTTTCCACCTTCCTTAAGATTAAACTTGACCCTACCAATTACCCTCTCTGGCAAGTCCCGATGCTTACCTTGCTTCGTAGCAGGAATCTCGTCTCCTATGTTGATGGCACTAGCAAATGTCCTCCTGCCTTTCTCAAAGATGATGAGGGCATTTTTACTGATACTGTGAATCCGGAGTTTGAAGCATGGATTCAACAAGATGCTATGGTTATGTCCTGGATCAAGAGCTCTGTTCATCCCACTGTGTTGGGTGCCCTAATCGGGAAAACCAGTTCTCATTCTGCATGGATCTGTCTGCGCGAACGCTATGATTTGCAGTCCACTGGCCGTCTTCTTCAACTTCGCAGTGAGCTGATGAACACCCACCGTGGTGACTCCTCCATTGCTGAGTTTCTCGGTCGTGTCAATTGCCTCGCTGAGACTCTCTCCTTATCCGGTGCTCCTGTTTCTGAGTCAGATATTGTTGCCATTGTTCTCAACAATGTTGGTCCTGCATATGAAAGCACCGTGGCTTCTGCTCAGGCTCGTGATGAAGCCATATCTTACAGTGCTTTGGAGGCCCTTCTGCTCAGCGCTGAGCGCAGTCAAGAGATGGATACAGTCTTCTCTGATGATACTGGACCTACTGCTCTCGCTGCTGCTTGTGGCGGTTGTCCTGGTACCTTTCGTGGTTGTGGCGAAGGCTATGGAC GCACAAGTGCTAGTTCTAGAATGGCTTACATTCCAACACACAAGCGGCACTTGAAGGAATCGGAGAGGACATTGCTGACATCAGAGCTGCTTGCTTCACAATTGAAGAAAAACTTAAATGTCAATCCATGTAACATGTCTAATGTGGATGGGACTGGAAGAATAGTTTATGCAGACCATCCTACACATAGATGGTGTGCCGTAGCTTTGGATGACGAGAACCAGTTTCCATCTTCTGTTAATCTTGAACCTGTTACCTTGGAGTCTGCTGAGCCGAAAATTGGAAATAAATTTCTAGCTTTGATCAATACTAGTATAGATAACG GCGGTGAGGTGAAATTGAATTCGCGAAGGAGCCTTGGGGCATCTATAGCAGAAAATGTGCTGGAAGACTTAGTTTCTTCTTTCGAACACATGAGGAATGAAATGAAGTGTGCAAAGCTCACAGAAGTAAATCCTACTTTGGTTGCTAGAGTGGGCAAAGTACTTTTTCGTAG GGTCCCTTCAGTTAGCATCGAATCCATCAGAAGAAATTTGTGTCCTGAAATCTTGAAACGATGGGGGCGATCGTTTTACCCAAATGTTCCTGTTTCATATAAGGAAAGGATTGTGAACGAAGTTGTCCCACAAATTGGAGTTGATTTCGAAGAGGAGGAAGATATATACGAATTACAG TTGTCTGATTCTACGAGTCCAGATCCAACTCTCTCCTGCAAATGTCGGGTAATGAAGGAACATGGAACGCTACAACTCTACGAG ATCAAATTGAAACCAGTGCGTAAAATGGTAATGGACATTTCATGCACTACTAAGAATCTGGACCTGAGGCTAATGCTATGCACTAAGAGACTCGTAACTGATCTGACT GATGATGAGATGCAAAGCATTACGGATCTCGTTAATTCTGCGATTCTAGATCCAGAAGTGAAGGGTGGATTGAGATGGCCCCTGGGGAAGGAGTCTTCTGGAGATAAATACAAAGTTCTTAGGGTTTGGCACGTAAGAGCTAATACGTATAGAAATTCATCACTGAGATTGAAAGTAAAACACTATGACCGATTTGATTTTAGAACCCTAACCGGGGAAGCTTCTTGGGTGGCGAGTCTGGTGCTGGAAAACGTAATGTCAAAGTTACGG GAAGAAAATGTCGAAGTCAGCTCGGTTTATGAGATGCTTAAGGAAAATATGCAGTTTATATGGGATAACTTCTTGAGCTGTGAAAGTTTTTTAACATGA